The sequence ACACCCGGCTGTGGCCGAGGCGTTCTTGGCGACCCGACTCGACGGACAGTGGGGCGGGGCGTTCGGTACCCTGCCGGCGAGCCTGGACCTGGGGCCGATCATCGAGCGTGCCTTGGTCAAAGGCTGAGGCCGGCTGTCCATGCGGCACCACATCGCCCCGGTTGAATTCGACAACCTGCGGACGATGACCTACGAGGTCACCGACCGCATCGCCCGGATCACCTTCAACCGCCCGGAGCACGGCAACGCGATCACCGCTGACACCCCGCTGGAACTGTCGGCGCTGGTGGAGCGGGCCGATCTGGATCCGAACGTGCACGTGATCCTCGTGTCAGGCCGTGGCGAGGGATTCTGCGCCGGTTTCGACCTCGGTGCCTACGCCGAAGGTTCGTCGTCGGCTGGCGGCGAAAACTACCGGGGCAGTGTGCTCGACGGCAAGACGCAGGCGACCAACCATCGCCCGGATCAGCCGTGGGACCCGATGATCGACTATCAGATGATGAGCCGTTTCGTCCGCGGGTTCGCCTCGCTGATGCACGCCGACAAACCCACGGTGGTCAAGATCCACGGCTACTGCGTAGCCGGCGGCACCGATATCGCACTGCATGCCGACCAAGTGATCGCGGCATCCGACGCCAAGATCGGTTACCCCCCGATGCGGGTGTGGGGGGTGCCGGCGGCCGGGCTGTGGGCGCACCGGCTCGGCGACCAGCGCGCCAAGCGACTGCTGCTGACCGGAGACTGCATCACCGGAGCGCAGGCCGCCGAGTGGGGTCTGGCGATCGAGGCCCCCGACCCAGCCGATCTCGACGAGCGCACCGAACGCCTGGTGTCCCGTATCGCCGCGATGCCGGTCAACCAGCTGATCATGGCCAAGCTCGCGCTCAACACCGCACTGCTGCAGCAGGGTGTGGCCACCAGCCGGATGGTCAGCACCGTGTTCGACGGGGTGGCGCGGCACACCCCGGAGGGGCACGCATTCGTGGCCGACGCGGTGGCGCACGGGTTCCGCGACGCGGTCCGGCACCGCGACGAGCCGTTCGGGGACTACGGCCGAAAGGCCTCCGGGGTCTAGGGTGGCACACGATGCCCACCACGCCAGCACGGATGACGGCGCGCTCCGTGGTGCTGTCGGTGCTGTTGGGGGCCCACCCCGCTTCGGCGACCCCGGCTGAATTGCTCAGATTCACCGCGGATTTCGGTATCAAGGAAACCGCCATGCGGGTGGCGCTGACCCGACTGGTCGCTGCGGGGGACCTGGTCCGCTCCGTCGACGGCTACGGACTGTCCGAGCGGCTGCTGGAGCGCCAGCGCAGGCAGGACGCGGCGCTTGATCCGCAGACCAAGCGCTGGAGCGGCGACTGGCTGGCAGTGGTGATCACCAGCATCGGCTGCGATGCGCGGACCAGGGCAGCATTGCGTGCGGGTCTGTCCGACCGGAGGTTCGCCGAACTGCGCGAAGGGTTTTGGATGCGTCCGGACAACCTCGAGGTCGAGTTGGGCGATCGCCTCAGCAGCTACACCAGGCTGCTCACCGCACGCGACGAGCAGCCGGCCGAGCTGGCTGCCAAGCTGTGGGATCTGGACGGTTGGGCGCGCACCGGACATGAGTTGCTCACGGCGATGGCCGACGCCGAAGACGTACCCGGCCGCTTCGTCGTTGCCGCGGCCATGGTCCGCCACCTTCGCGGCGACCCGGTGTTGCCGCCGGAACTGCTCCCGCGGGACTGGCCGGGGGCGCGGATCCGCAGTCGCTACGCGGAGTTTGCCCAAGAACTGGCTTCACGACGTGACGTCGCCCAACGAGCGGAGGTGCTATGAGTAACGCAGTGCGGGTGGAGCGCAGCGGCCCCGTCACCACGGTGATCCTGGACCGGCCGCACGCGCGCAACGCCGTCGACGGCCCGACCGCCGCCGCGCTGTATCAGGCCTTCGACGAATTCGACCGCGACCAGACCGCTTCGGTGGCGGTGCTGTGGGGAGATCACGGAACCTTTTGCGCGGGAGCCGACCTCAAAGCATTAGGCACCCCGAACGCCAATCAGACCCATCGCAGCGGGCCCGGTCCGATGGGCCCGACCCGAATGATGTTGTCCAAACCGGTGATTGCCGCGGTGAGCGGCTACGCGGTGGCCGGCGGGCTGGAGTTGGCGCTGTGGTGCGACATGCGGGTGGCCGAGGACGATGCGGTGTTCGGGGTCTTCTGCCGGCGCTGGGGAGTTCCGCTCATCGACGGTGGCACCGTGCGGCTACCCCGCCTGATCGGCCACAGTCGGGCCATGGACATGATCCTCACCGGCCGGGCGGTGAACGCCGAGGAGGCGCGGGCGATCGGATTGGCCAATCGGGTTGTCCCCAAGGGGGAGGCTCGTTCGGCAGCCGAGCAGCTGGCCCTCGAACTGGCCGAGCTGCCGCAGGGCTGCCTGCGCTCGGACCGGTTGTCGGCGCTGCGGCAGTGGGGCATGGCCGAGTCCCATGCGATGGATCAGGAATTCGAGAGCATTGAGCGGGTGGCCGACGAGGCGCTGCGCGGGGCGGGCCGGTTCGCCGGCGGGGCCGGTCGCCACGGCGCTAAAGCCTGACGCCGGTGGCCCGCTTCGCCCGGCTCCGCCGCGCTTGCGACCACCGGGAAGCCTGACGCCGCTCAGCGCTTGTCGGCGATGGTGTTACCCGACCCGCGGTTGTCGACCTTCGGATCGCCCCCGCGGTAGGTGATGGAATTGTTGAGCCCGGTGATCGTCAGCGTCTTGTCGATGCGCTCGATGGTGATGCGGTTGTCAGCGCCGGCTACGTTCACCACCTCGCAGCGGCCCCGGACCGTCAGCTTGTTGTTCGAACCGGCCACGTTCAGCGATTTGCCGTCGGCGCAGTCCACCGCCGATGTGGCGCCGAACGACTCATAGCTGATGGTGTTGGAGAACCGCCCGTCGTAGTTCTTGGTGATCCGAGCGGACTTGGGCGGCGCCTCCGACTCGCAACCGGTGAGCGCGACCGCAAGCAGCGCCAGTGCGCCGGCCAGCAG is a genomic window of Mycolicibacter heraklionensis containing:
- a CDS encoding crotonase/enoyl-CoA hydratase family protein, giving the protein MRHHIAPVEFDNLRTMTYEVTDRIARITFNRPEHGNAITADTPLELSALVERADLDPNVHVILVSGRGEGFCAGFDLGAYAEGSSSAGGENYRGSVLDGKTQATNHRPDQPWDPMIDYQMMSRFVRGFASLMHADKPTVVKIHGYCVAGGTDIALHADQVIAASDAKIGYPPMRVWGVPAAGLWAHRLGDQRAKRLLLTGDCITGAQAAEWGLAIEAPDPADLDERTERLVSRIAAMPVNQLIMAKLALNTALLQQGVATSRMVSTVFDGVARHTPEGHAFVADAVAHGFRDAVRHRDEPFGDYGRKASGV
- a CDS encoding PaaX family transcriptional regulator C-terminal domain-containing protein; translated protein: MPTTPARMTARSVVLSVLLGAHPASATPAELLRFTADFGIKETAMRVALTRLVAAGDLVRSVDGYGLSERLLERQRRQDAALDPQTKRWSGDWLAVVITSIGCDARTRAALRAGLSDRRFAELREGFWMRPDNLEVELGDRLSSYTRLLTARDEQPAELAAKLWDLDGWARTGHELLTAMADAEDVPGRFVVAAAMVRHLRGDPVLPPELLPRDWPGARIRSRYAEFAQELASRRDVAQRAEVL
- a CDS encoding crotonase/enoyl-CoA hydratase family protein, giving the protein MSNAVRVERSGPVTTVILDRPHARNAVDGPTAAALYQAFDEFDRDQTASVAVLWGDHGTFCAGADLKALGTPNANQTHRSGPGPMGPTRMMLSKPVIAAVSGYAVAGGLELALWCDMRVAEDDAVFGVFCRRWGVPLIDGGTVRLPRLIGHSRAMDMILTGRAVNAEEARAIGLANRVVPKGEARSAAEQLALELAELPQGCLRSDRLSALRQWGMAESHAMDQEFESIERVADEALRGAGRFAGGAGRHGAKA
- a CDS encoding DUF3060 domain-containing protein, translated to MTHVLRINPCSLLAGALALLAVALTGCESEAPPKSARITKNYDGRFSNTISYESFGATSAVDCADGKSLNVAGSNNKLTVRGRCEVVNVAGADNRITIERIDKTLTITGLNNSITYRGGDPKVDNRGSGNTIADKR